A region from the Falco rusticolus isolate bFalRus1 chromosome 4, bFalRus1.pri, whole genome shotgun sequence genome encodes:
- the NRTN gene encoding neurturin isoform X1 yields the protein MKVWKFAAIASMLLSSMLSILVCRDMFNGSRKYSPLPSSPSSSRASSSSSLPEALRRSPRALQRHSSLLSQYSSLLESYTEGEIRQLISALVERYSQAMNSGGHELPLFPRAGSRRKRARARHKPCALKELEVSVSELGLGYESDETVLFRYCSGTCEAAVRSYDLSLKSMRSRRRIKKEKVRARPCCRPLAYDDDVSFLDAYNRYYTVNELSAKECGCV from the exons ATGAAGGTATGGAAGTTTGCAGCCATTGCATCGATGCTCCTCAGTTCCATGTTATCCATTTTAGTTTGTAGAGACATGTTCAACGGAAGCCGGAAATACAGCCCCTTGCCTTCCTCGCCGTCTTCCTCACgggcatcctcctcctcctcgctgcCGGAAGCTCTGCGGAGATCCCCACGAGCCCTGCAACGCCACAGCTCGCTGCTCTCCCAGT ACAGCAGCTTGCTGGAGAGCTACACAGAGGGGGAGATCCGGCAGCTGATCTCAGCACTGGTGGAGCGCTACAGCCAGGCCATGAACTCGGGTGGCCACGAGCTGCCACTCTTCCCCCGGGCAGGCAGCCGCAGGAAGCGTGCCCGCGCTCGCCACAAACCCTGTGCCCTGAAGGAGCTGGAGGTGAGCGTCAGCGAGCTGGGCCTGGGCTACGAGTCAGACGAGACGGTGCTTTTCCGCTACTGCAGCGGCACCTGCGAAGCAGCCGTCCGGAGCTACGACCTCTCACTGAAAAGcatgaggagcaggaggaggatcAAGAAGGAGAAGGTCCGCGCTCGACCCTGCTGCCGGCCGCTGGCTTACGACGACGACGTCTCCTTCCTGGATGCCTACAACCGCTACTACACTGTCAACGAGCTCTCGGCCAAGGAGTGCGGCTGTGTGTGA
- the NRTN gene encoding neurturin isoform X2, giving the protein MFNGSRKYSPLPSSPSSSRASSSSSLPEALRRSPRALQRHSSLLSQYSSLLESYTEGEIRQLISALVERYSQAMNSGGHELPLFPRAGSRRKRARARHKPCALKELEVSVSELGLGYESDETVLFRYCSGTCEAAVRSYDLSLKSMRSRRRIKKEKVRARPCCRPLAYDDDVSFLDAYNRYYTVNELSAKECGCV; this is encoded by the exons ATGTTCAACGGAAGCCGGAAATACAGCCCCTTGCCTTCCTCGCCGTCTTCCTCACgggcatcctcctcctcctcgctgcCGGAAGCTCTGCGGAGATCCCCACGAGCCCTGCAACGCCACAGCTCGCTGCTCTCCCAGT ACAGCAGCTTGCTGGAGAGCTACACAGAGGGGGAGATCCGGCAGCTGATCTCAGCACTGGTGGAGCGCTACAGCCAGGCCATGAACTCGGGTGGCCACGAGCTGCCACTCTTCCCCCGGGCAGGCAGCCGCAGGAAGCGTGCCCGCGCTCGCCACAAACCCTGTGCCCTGAAGGAGCTGGAGGTGAGCGTCAGCGAGCTGGGCCTGGGCTACGAGTCAGACGAGACGGTGCTTTTCCGCTACTGCAGCGGCACCTGCGAAGCAGCCGTCCGGAGCTACGACCTCTCACTGAAAAGcatgaggagcaggaggaggatcAAGAAGGAGAAGGTCCGCGCTCGACCCTGCTGCCGGCCGCTGGCTTACGACGACGACGTCTCCTTCCTGGATGCCTACAACCGCTACTACACTGTCAACGAGCTCTCGGCCAAGGAGTGCGGCTGTGTGTGA